The Deltaproteobacteria bacterium genomic sequence CGCGATGGACTCCAGCAGAAAGAGGCCCGTCCTCCCGAGGACGTCGATCCGCCGCAGGGCTTCCGCCCCGATCCGTCCGAAGACCATCACCATCGCCCCCGATTCTATCACGCCCGCCCGTATCCGGGCCCGGCCGGTTCTTTCCGGTCCTCCCCGGGCGACGGAACGGGCGCGGGACTATATAATGGTGCCACCCGCGGGAAGGCGGGCGGGATTCGTGAAGGGGGATGCGGATGATCGAAGGAACGGCAAATACGCCGGGAACCCGTTGGCGTCCGGTCCTCGCCGGGTTGTTGCTGTTCGCCGCGATCTCCGTGTGCCCGTCGCGAGGGACGGGCGCTTCGGTCCCGGTCCCCGGGCCGGAAACGGTTTCCGGCGGCGGGGAGTCGGTCGAGGTGCCGGCGGCGGATTCGGTGGACGCCGGGGATCCCGATCTCGAGGAAACGGAGCCGCTCCCGGAGAAGCCGCCGGTCCGCGTGGCCGACCCGATCGAACCGGTCAACCGGGCGTTCTTCGTCTTCAACGACCGCCTCTACTTCTGGCTCCTGAAGCCCGCGGCGCGAGGGTACTCCTACCTCGTGCCCGAGCCCGCCCGCATCGGGATCCGCAATGCCCTGGCGAATGTGATGATGCCGGTCCGGCTGGTGAACAGCCTTCTGCAGGGAAAGGTGCGGGGGGCCGGCCGGGAACTGGCGCGCTTCACGATCAATTCGACCATCGGGATGGGCGGCCTCTTCGACACGGCGAAGAACGAATGGGATATCGCGGTCTCGGAGGAGGACACGGGGCAGACGCTGGGCACCTACGGACTGGGGCATGGGGCCTACCTCGTCCTCCCGTTCCTGGGCCCTTCTTCCCTGCGGGACGCCGCCGGCCTCGGAGGCGACTCGCTCTTGAACCCCCTGAACGTCCTGGTCGACTTCCGGACGGCGGTCGCGATCCGCGCCGGCCAGGCGGTCAACGATACCTCCCTGCGAATCGGGGAGTACGAAGACATCAAGGCGGCGGCGGTCGACCCGTACCTTGCCGTACGCGACGGCTACGTGCAGTACCGAAAGGGGCAGCTCTCCCGGTAGGAGGCGCCCCGGCGTACTCCGTACATTCATCCTTCGCGCAATTCCGGGTTCCCCGGCGAACTCCGCA encodes the following:
- a CDS encoding VacJ family lipoprotein, giving the protein MIEGTANTPGTRWRPVLAGLLLFAAISVCPSRGTGASVPVPGPETVSGGGESVEVPAADSVDAGDPDLEETEPLPEKPPVRVADPIEPVNRAFFVFNDRLYFWLLKPAARGYSYLVPEPARIGIRNALANVMMPVRLVNSLLQGKVRGAGRELARFTINSTIGMGGLFDTAKNEWDIAVSEEDTGQTLGTYGLGHGAYLVLPFLGPSSLRDAAGLGGDSLLNPLNVLVDFRTAVAIRAGQAVNDTSLRIGEYEDIKAAAVDPYLAVRDGYVQYRKGQLSR